The following proteins come from a genomic window of Malus sylvestris chromosome 4, drMalSylv7.2, whole genome shotgun sequence:
- the LOC126619313 gene encoding uncharacterized protein LOC126619313, whose amino-acid sequence MSHSCIRSLPALKKKFGFGLLHNPLQSSTNTIPNLYIERQKHSNNFGSLFTAAFLSPFGNPTLRFRAQCRSISILHPFILQATGELCTLPTYQLPASDTCKGTAVHLEEPHVDSDCKVTAEKTRGLYKKPVDFTKVNKNLLPTVVLVGRPNVGKSALFNRLIRRREALVYNTPDDHVTRDIREGIAKLGDLRFRVLDSAGLETAASSGSILDRTSGMTASVLARSQFAVFLLDVRAGLHPLDLEVGRWLRKNAPGINLVVAMNKSEALFDGSGSLMTAATEAYRLGFGDPIAISAETGLGMQDLYESLKPKLEDYMLQVLNNEEGTAEDGSSCDVEESKLELQLAIVGRPNVGKSTLLNTLLQEERVLVGPEAGLTRDSIRAQFEFEGRTVYLVDTAGWLQRAKQEKGPSSLSIVQTRKNLMRAHVVALVLDAEEIANSRRSLKHDEVVIARQAVEEARGLVVVVNKMDLLRGKQLFDKVMEIVPQEIQTIMPQVTGIPIVFISALEGRGHADVMHQVIDTYEKWCSRLSTARLNRWLRKVMSRHSWKDQAAQPKVKYFTQVKARPPTFVAFLSGKKELSETDIRFLKRSLKEDFDLGGIPIRIMQRSVERKSASSSSKSGQTTHRTAERMSSDKRSSVLVEVE is encoded by the exons ATGTCTCATTCGTGCATTCGTTCTCTTCCAGCGCTGAAGAAGAAGTTTGGTTTTGGTCTCCTTCATAATCCGCTTCAGAGTTCTACCAACACAATCCCCAACTTGTACATAGAGAGACAAAAGCACTCAAATAATTTTG GATCATTATTCACCGCGGCCTTTTTAAGTCCCTTTGGAAATCCAACTTTAAGGTTTAGGGCTCAGTGCAGGTCAATATCAATCTTGCATCCTTTTATCCTTCAGGCCACAGGGGAGCTTTGCACGCTACCCACTTATCAACTGCCGGCTTCTGATACTTGCAAGGGTACAGCTGTTCATTTAGAGGAACCCCATGTCGATTCTGATTGCAAAGTTACTGCCGAGAAAACTAGGGGATTGTACAAAAAACCAGTGGATTTCACCAAAGTGAACAAGAATCTGCTTCCTACTGTAGTTCTTGTTGGGCGCCCGAATGTGGGCAAGTCAGCTTTGTTTAATCG TTTAATCCGGAGGCGGGAGGCTCTTGTCTACAATacaccagatgatcatgttacTCGTGATATAAGAGAAGGCATTGCCAAATTGGGTGATCTACGATTTAGAGTACTGGACTCAGCTGGTTTAGAAACGGCTGCATCTTCAGGCTCTATTCTTGATAGAACATCAGGAATGACTGCAAGTGTTCTCGCAAGGTCTCAGTTTGCGGTTTTCCTGTTAGATGTAAG AGCTGGACTGCACCCCCTTGATCTGGAGGTTGGAAGGTGGTTGCGCAAAAATGCACCTGGAATCAATCTTGTCGTTGCCATGAATAAGTCTGAAGCACTTTTTGATGGTAGTGGTTCTCTTATGACGGCTGCTACTGAAGCTTATAGGTTAGGATTTGGTGACCCTATTGCCATATCAGCTGAAACTGGACTAGGAATGCAAGATCTTTATGAGAGCCTGAAACCTAAGCTTGAGGACTATATGCTCCAAGTATTAAACA ATGAAGAAGGTACTGCTGAGGATGGCAGTTCTTGTGATGTTGAGGAAAGTAAGCTGGAATTACAGTTGGCAATTGTAGGAAGACCCAATGTTGGGAAGTCAACCTTGCTGAATACATTGTTACAAGAAGAACGTGTGCTGGTGGGCCCAGAAGCTGGTTTGACAAGAGATTCAATTAGAGCTCAGTTTGAGTTTGAAGGGAGAACTGTATACCTG GTAGACACTGCAGGTTGGTTACAACGAGCTAAACAAGAGAAAGGACCATCATCCTTGAGCATTGTGCAGACAAGGAAGAATCTAATGAGAGCTCATGTAGTTGCTCTGGTCCTTGATGCAGAAGAG ATTGCAAATTCTAGGAGAAGTTTGAAGCATGATGAAGTAGTTATAGCTAGACAGGCAGTTGAAGAAGCCCGGGGCTTGGTTGTGGTTGTGAACAAGATGGATCTATTAAGGGGGAAGCAATTATTTGACAAGGTCATGGAAATTGTGCCCCAAGAAATCCAGACTATCATGCCCCAG GTGACTGGGATACCAATCGTATTCATATCAGCCTTGGAGGGAAGGGGCCACGCAGATGTCATGCACCAAGTTATTGATACATATGAAAAATGGTGTTCACGATTGTCAACAGCTCGTCTCAACCGTTGGTTGCGTAAG GTTATGAGCAGGCATTCTTGGAAAGATCAGGCTGCTCAACCCAAGGTTAAGTACTTCACGCAGGTGAAGGCCAGACCGCCTACTTTTGTTGCCTTTTTGAGTGGGAAGAAAGAGCTCTCGGAAACAGACATCAGGTTCTTAAAAAGGTCTTTGAAGGAAGACTTCGATTTGGGCGGAATACCGATCAGGATCATGCAGAGGTCCGTCGAAAGGAAATCTGCGAGTAGCAGTAGCAAGAGCGGCCAAACTACACATAGAACGGCTGAAAGGATGTCGTCCGACAAGAGAAGTAGCGTGTTGGTTGAAGTTGAATAG
- the LOC126619312 gene encoding uncharacterized protein LOC126619312 — protein MAFRFIDVGASSPSSSFSSRAPNCNQLSCFFSSVPSKAPYLHRPSNTSSLSLSRSRMDCSLRAAIEDTNGTCHGKVEIGHSILTALSPLDGRYWGKVKELAPFMSEYALIYYRVFVEIKWLLKLSQIPEVTEVPSFSGDAQSYLQGIIDGFSVDDAAEIKKIEKITNHDVKAVEYFLKQKCSSHPEIAKVLEFFHFACTSEDINNLAHALMLKDAINNVMFPVMDELVEAICDMSKDNASVPMLSRTHGQTASPTTLGKEMAIFAVRLSIQRRRISEVEIMGKFAGAVGNYNAHLVAYPDVDWPQIAEEFVTSLGVSFNPYVTQIETHDYMSKIFNALNRFNNILIDFDSDIWRYISLGYFKQTTKAGEIGSSTMPHKVNPIDFENSEGNLGFAGGSLSYLSEKLPKSRLQRDLTDSTVLRNMGVGLGHSFLAYRSTLQGIAKLQVNEARMSEELNQSWEVLAEAVQTIMRRYSVPEPYEKLKELTRGRTVTKESIREFIKGLELPEEPKSILSKLTPHSYVGAAVKLARTVDMAVRYTRNNTNDNTESVKMVSAKSSGESELVSLMALSPLDGRYWGKVKDLAPYMSEYGLIYFRVLVEIKWLLWLSQIPQVTEVPTFSENARLYLLEIIDGFSNNDALEIKKIERVTNHDVKAVEYYLKQRCQPHPEIAKVLEFVHFACTSEDINNLAHALMLKGAMNDVIYPVMDDLIEAICKMAKDNAHISMLSRTHGQPASPTTLGKEMANFAVRLRRERQEISRVEIMGKFAGAVGNYNAHLVAYPDVDWPQIAEEFVTSLGLSFNPYVTQIEPHDYMAELFHAICQFNTILIDFDRDIWDYISLGYFKQITKAGEIGSSTMPHKVNPIDFENSEGNLGVANGNLCHLSMKLPISRWQRDLTDSTVLRNMGLGLGHSLLAYKSTLQGISKLQVNEGCISEDLNLTWEVLAEPIQTVMRRYGVPEPYEKLKELTRGRAVTKESIVDFIQGLELPNEAKTNLLKLTPHSYVGAAVELARTVDVVT, from the exons ATGGCCTTCCGATTCATCGACGTCGGAGcctcttctccttcctcttctttttcttctaggGCTCCGAACTGCAACCAACTCTCCTGCTTCTTCAGTTCTGTGCCATCCAAAGCCCCATACCTTCATCGTCCTTCCAACACTTCTTCTTTGTCACTCTCTCGGAGCCGCATGGACTGCTCTCTAAGAGCCGCCATCGAAGATACCAATGGTACATGCCACGGCAAAGTCGAAATCGGGCATTCGATTTTGACGGCTTTGTCGCCGTTGGACGGCCGTTATTGGGGTAAAGTCAAGGAATTGGCTCCTTTTATGAGCGAATATGCCCTAATCTACTACAGAGTTTTCGTTGAG ATAAAATGGCTGTTGAAACTTTCACAAATCCCTGAGGTCACAGAGGTGCCCAGTTTCAGTGGAGATGCTCAATCTTACTTGCAAGGAATCATCGATGGATTTAGCGTCGATGATGCAGCGGAAATAAAGAAGATTGAGAAAATTACTAATCATGATGTGAAAGCAGTGGAGTATTTTTTGAAACAGAAATGCAGTTCGCATCCAGAGATAGCTAAG GTGCTTGAATTTTTCCATTTTGCTTGCACATCTGAGGACATCAACAATCTTGCTCATGCGTTGATGTTGAAAGATGCTATCAACAATGTTATGTTTCCCGTCATGGATGAGTTGGTTGAGGCAATTTGTGACATGTCAAAGGATAACGCGTCCGTTCCCATGCTTTCTCGCACGCACGGTCAGACTGCCTCACCCACCACTTTGGGGAAGGAAATGGCAATTTTCGCTGTCAGGTTAAGCATACAAAGGCGCAGAATTTCTGAGGTTGAAATCATGGGGAAGTTTGCTGGTGCAGTAGGAAATTACAATGCTCATCTTGTTGCATATCCTGATGTTGATTGGCCTCAGATTGCTGAAGAGTTTGTAACATCTCTTGGAGTGAGTTTTAATCCTTACGTTACTCAGATTGAGACTCATGACTATATGTCAAAAATTTTCAATGCCCTCAACCGTTTCAATAATATATTGATCGACTTTGATAGTGATATATGGCGCTACATATCTTTGGGTTACTTCAAGCAGACAACTAAGGCTGGTGAAATTGGGTCGTCAACAATGCCTCACAAAGTGAACCCTATTGATTTTGAAAATAGTGAAGGTAATCTTGGTTTTGCTGGTGGAAGTCTTTCCTACCTGAGTGAGAAGTTGCCTAAATCACGTTTGCAGCGTGACTTGACTGATTCTACTGTTCTGAGGAACATGGGTGTTGGATTAGGTCACTCTTTTCTTGCTTACAGAAGCACACTGCAGGGAATAGCAAAGCTACAGGTTAATGAAGCTCGCATGAGTGAAGAGTTGAACCAGTCTTGGGAGGTGCTTGCGGAAGCAGTACAAACTATTATGCGAAGATATAGTGTTCCTGAGCCTTATGAGAAGCTGAAGGAACTAACAAGAGGAAGAACAGTTACCAAAGAAAGTATAAGAGAGTTCATCAAAGGCTTGGAATTACCTGAAGAACCAAAGTCCATTTTATCAAAGCTGACACCGCATAGCTATGTTGGAGCAGCTGTTAAACTGGCCAGGACGGTGGATATGGCTGTTAGATACACCAGAAATAACACCAATGATAACACTGAGAGTGTGAAGATGGTGTCTGCTAAATCTTCTGGTGAATCTGAGCTTGTCAGTTTGATGGCGTTGTCACCATTGGATGGTCGGTATTGGGGTAAAGTCAAGGACTTGGCTCCGTACATGAGTGAGTATGGTTTGATCTATTTCCGTGTTCTAGTTGAGATCAAATGGTTGCTATGGCTTTCACAAATCCCTCAAGTCACAGAGGTACCTACCTTTAGTGAAAATGCTCGGTTGTATTTGCTAGAAATAATTGATGGATTTAGTAATAACGATGCATTAGAAATAAAGAAGATTGAGAGAGTGACAAACCATGACGTGAAGGCGGTGGAGTACTATTTGAAACAGAGATGCCAACCACATCCAGAAATAGCCAAGGTACTTGAATTTGTTCATTTTGCTTGCACGTCTGAGGACATCAACAACCTCGCACATGCATTGATGTTGAAAGGAGCCATGAATGATGTCATATATCCAGTCATGGATGATTTGATTGAGGCAATATGCAAAATGGCTAAAGACAATGCTCATATTTCTATGCTATCTCGTACTCACGGACAGCCTGCTTCACCCACAACTTTGGGAAAGGAAATGGCAAATTTTGCTGTCAGATTAAGAAGAGAAAGGCAAGAGATTTCTAGGGTGGAGATAATGGGGAAATTTGCTGGGGCTGTTGGAAATTACAATGCTCATCTTGTCGCCTATCCTGATGTTGATTGGCCTCAGATTGCTGAAGAGTTTGTAACATCTCTTGGATTGAGCTTTAATCCGTATGTCACGCAGATTGAACCTCACGACTACATGGCAGAACTCTTTCATGCAATTTGCCAGTTCAATACCATATTGATCGACTTTGATAGAGATATATGGGACTACATATCTTTGGGTTATTTCAAGCAAATAACTAAGGCCGGTGAGATTGGGTCATCAACGATGCCTCACAAGGTAAACCCTATTGATTTTGAAAACAGTGAAGGTAATCTCGGCGTGGCTAATGGGAATCTTTGTCATCTGAGCATGAAGTTACCAATTTCACGTTGGCAGCGTGACTTGACGGATTCAACTGTTTTGAGGAACATGGGTTTGGGATTGGGGCATTCTCTTCTTGCCTACAAAAGCACTCTTCAGGGAATATCAAAGCTACAGGTCAACGAAGGTTGCATATCGGAGGACTTGAACCTTACCTGGGAAGTTCTTGCTGAACCAATACAGACGGTTATGCGAAGATACGGAGTTCCTGAGCCCTACGAGAAGTTGAAGGAACTAACCAGAGGAAGAGCTGTTACCAAGGAGAGTATAGTAGATTTTATACAAGGCCTGGAATTACCTAATGAAGCCAAGACCAATCTACTAAAGTTAACGCCGCATAGTTATGTCGGAGCAGCTGTTGAATTGGCTAGGACTGTTGATGTAGTCACGTAG
- the LOC126619314 gene encoding electron transfer flavoprotein-ubiquinone oxidoreductase, mitochondrial isoform X1 — MIRLITKSKSFRKPSSSSSFLSSISPSPSNPFSSSPKTTHIPNGGYLYVQLLGRNFASLRSQIGSRPEVSSGYCQNWVNVRANGTLGSQTRSLCSEPDRESIQYDVVIVGAGPAGLSAAIRMKQLCREKDVDLSVCVVEKGAEVGAHIISGNVFEPRALNELLPQWKDEESPITVPVTSDKFWLLTKDRALSLPSPFDNRGNYVISLSELVRWMGVKAEELGVEIYPGFAASEILYDTNDTVVGIGTNDMGIAKDGSKKENFQRGIELKGRVTLLAEGCRGSLSEQIMKKYNLREKGHSQHQTYALGIKEVWEIDEGKHEPGAVLHTLGWPLDPKTYGGSFLYHMKDRQISIGFVVALNYHNPFLNPYEEFQKFKHHPAIKTLLEGGTVLQYGARTLNEGGFQSIPYPVFPGGALIGCSAGFLNVPKIKGTHTAMKSGMLAAEATFSLLHEGSRMEKYWDALRNSWIWEELYRARNFRPAFEYGLIPGLALSALEHYIMKGRSPWTLKHGKPDHEATNVAQFHSPIQYPKPDGVLSFDIPTSLHRSNTNHEHDQPPHLRLRDPNIPELVNLPEYAGPESRYCPARVYEYVPDEEGQPKLQINAQNCLHCKACDIKDPKQNINWTPPEGGGGPGYSIM; from the exons atgATCAGGCTCATAACAAAATCCAAATCTTTCAGGAAACCAAGCTCCTCATCCTCATTTCTATCTTCAATCTCTCCCAGTCCATCTAACCCATTTTCCTCTTCGCCAAAAACAACCCATATACCAAATGGGGGCTATCTCTACGTTCAGCTTCTGGGTCGAAATTTTGCTTCTTTACGATCCCAGATTGGTTCCCGGCCGGAAGTCTCATCTGGGTATTGCCAAAATTGGGTAAATGTTCGGGCAAATGGGACTTTGGGGTCTCAGACCAGGAGTTTGTGCAGTGAACCGGACAGAGAGTCTATTCAATATGATGTTGTCATTGTTGGGGCTGGACCTGCCGGTCTATCGGCAGCGATAAGGATGAAGCAGCTGTGCCGCGAGAAGGATGTTGATTTGTCAGTGTGCGTTGTGGAGAAAGGAGCTGAAGTTG GTGCTCACATTATTTCTGGTAATGTTTTTGAGCCCCGGGCACTGAATGAACTTCTCCCACAATGGAAAGATGAAGAG TCACCAATCACTGTACCTGTTACTTCTGACAAGTTTTGGCTTCTTACAAAGGATCGTGCACTTTCACTGCCATCTCCTTTTGATAATAGGGGAAACTATGTTATAAG TTTAAGTGAGTTGGTACGATGGATGGGAGTGAAGGCAGAAGAGTTGGGAGTAGAAATATATCCTGGCTTTGCTGCTAGTGAG ATATTATATGATACAAACGACACGGTTGTTGGCATTGGAACTAATGATATGGGAATTGCCAAAGATGGTTCAAAGAAGGAAAATTTCCAGCGTGGCATAGAATTGAAAg GGCGAGTAACACTTCTAGCTGAAGGGTGTCGAGGATCATTATCAGAg CAAATAATGAAAAAGTACAACTTGAGAGAGAAGGGGCATTCACAGCATCAGACCTATGCCTTGGGAATTAAAGAG GTTTGGGAAATTGATGAAGGAAAGCATGAGCCCGGTGCTGTGTTGCACACTCTGGGTTGGCCCCTGGATCCAAAGACATACGGCGGTTCATTTTTATACCACATGAAAGATAGACAG ATTTCTATTGGCTTTGTGGTTGCTTTGAATTATCATAACCCTTTCTTGAACCCTTACGAAGAATTCCAG AAATTCAAACATCATCCTGCAATCAAAACACTGCTGGAAGGTGGGACTGTTCTTCAATATGGGGCTCGCACCTTGAATGAGGGTGGTTTTCAG TCTATCCCGTATCCAGTTTTCCCTGGAGGAGCACTTATTGGATGTTCAGCTGGCTTTTTAAATGTACCTAAAATAAAAGGAACTCATACTGCAATGAAATCAG GCATGCTAGCTGCAGAAGCTACATTCAGTCTACTTCATGAAGGCTCACGCATGGAAAAATATTGGGATGCTTTAAGGAATTCTTGGATATGGGAAGAACTGTACCGAGCTCGGAACTTCCGACCA GCATTCGAATATGGACTTATTCCTGGCCTGGCCTTAAGTGCTTTAGAACA TTACATAATGAAAGGAAGATCTCCCTGGACGCTGAAGCATGGAAAACCAGACCATGAAGCAACAAAT GTTGCACAGTTCCACTCTCCAATTCAATATCCAAAGCCAGATGGGGTTTTATCTTTCGATATTCCAACCTCCTTACACAG GAGCAACACAAATCATGAACATGACCAACCACCTCACCTTCGGTTGAGAGACCCCAACATTCCTGAACTTGTAAATTTGCCAGAGTATGCTGGCCCCGAGTCACGATACTGTCCTGCACGTGTATACGA GTATGTCCCTGATGAAGAGGGTCAGCCGAAGTTGCAGATCAATGCTCAGAATTGCCTACATTGCAAG GCATGCGATATCAAAGACCCGAAGCAAAACATCAACTGGACTCCACCGGAAGGAGGTGGCGGTCCAGGCTACTCCATAATGTAG
- the LOC126619314 gene encoding electron transfer flavoprotein-ubiquinone oxidoreductase, mitochondrial isoform X2, giving the protein MIRLITKSKSFRKPSSSSSFLSSISPSPSNPFSSSPKTTHIPNGGYLYVQLLGRNFASLRSQIGSRPEVSSGYCQNWVNVRANGTLGSQTRSLCSEPDRESIQYDVVIVGAGPAGLSAAIRMKQLCREKDVDLSVCVVEKGAEVGAHIISGNVFEPRALNELLPQWKDEESPITVPVTSDKFWLLTKDRALSLPSPFDNRGNYVISLSELVRWMGVKAEELGVEIYPGFAASEILYDTNDTVVGIGTNDMGIAKDGSKKENFQRGIELKGRVTLLAEGCRGSLSEQIMKKYNLREKGHSQHQTYALGIKEVWEIDEGKHEPGAVLHTLGWPLDPKTYGGSFLYHMKDRQISIGFVVALNYHNPFLNPYEEFQKFKHHPAIKTLLEGGTVLQYGARTLNEGGFQSIPYPVFPGGALIGCSAGFLNVPKIKGTHTAMKSGMLAAEATFSLLHEGSRMEKYWDALRNSWIWEELYRARNFRPAFEYGLIPGLALSALEHYIMKGRSPWTLKHGKPDHEATNVAQFHSPIQYPKPDGVLSFDIPTSLHRSNTNHEHDQPPHLRLRDPNIPELVNLPEYAGPESRYCPARVYEYVPDEEGQPKLQINAQNCLHCKGCNCPLVC; this is encoded by the exons atgATCAGGCTCATAACAAAATCCAAATCTTTCAGGAAACCAAGCTCCTCATCCTCATTTCTATCTTCAATCTCTCCCAGTCCATCTAACCCATTTTCCTCTTCGCCAAAAACAACCCATATACCAAATGGGGGCTATCTCTACGTTCAGCTTCTGGGTCGAAATTTTGCTTCTTTACGATCCCAGATTGGTTCCCGGCCGGAAGTCTCATCTGGGTATTGCCAAAATTGGGTAAATGTTCGGGCAAATGGGACTTTGGGGTCTCAGACCAGGAGTTTGTGCAGTGAACCGGACAGAGAGTCTATTCAATATGATGTTGTCATTGTTGGGGCTGGACCTGCCGGTCTATCGGCAGCGATAAGGATGAAGCAGCTGTGCCGCGAGAAGGATGTTGATTTGTCAGTGTGCGTTGTGGAGAAAGGAGCTGAAGTTG GTGCTCACATTATTTCTGGTAATGTTTTTGAGCCCCGGGCACTGAATGAACTTCTCCCACAATGGAAAGATGAAGAG TCACCAATCACTGTACCTGTTACTTCTGACAAGTTTTGGCTTCTTACAAAGGATCGTGCACTTTCACTGCCATCTCCTTTTGATAATAGGGGAAACTATGTTATAAG TTTAAGTGAGTTGGTACGATGGATGGGAGTGAAGGCAGAAGAGTTGGGAGTAGAAATATATCCTGGCTTTGCTGCTAGTGAG ATATTATATGATACAAACGACACGGTTGTTGGCATTGGAACTAATGATATGGGAATTGCCAAAGATGGTTCAAAGAAGGAAAATTTCCAGCGTGGCATAGAATTGAAAg GGCGAGTAACACTTCTAGCTGAAGGGTGTCGAGGATCATTATCAGAg CAAATAATGAAAAAGTACAACTTGAGAGAGAAGGGGCATTCACAGCATCAGACCTATGCCTTGGGAATTAAAGAG GTTTGGGAAATTGATGAAGGAAAGCATGAGCCCGGTGCTGTGTTGCACACTCTGGGTTGGCCCCTGGATCCAAAGACATACGGCGGTTCATTTTTATACCACATGAAAGATAGACAG ATTTCTATTGGCTTTGTGGTTGCTTTGAATTATCATAACCCTTTCTTGAACCCTTACGAAGAATTCCAG AAATTCAAACATCATCCTGCAATCAAAACACTGCTGGAAGGTGGGACTGTTCTTCAATATGGGGCTCGCACCTTGAATGAGGGTGGTTTTCAG TCTATCCCGTATCCAGTTTTCCCTGGAGGAGCACTTATTGGATGTTCAGCTGGCTTTTTAAATGTACCTAAAATAAAAGGAACTCATACTGCAATGAAATCAG GCATGCTAGCTGCAGAAGCTACATTCAGTCTACTTCATGAAGGCTCACGCATGGAAAAATATTGGGATGCTTTAAGGAATTCTTGGATATGGGAAGAACTGTACCGAGCTCGGAACTTCCGACCA GCATTCGAATATGGACTTATTCCTGGCCTGGCCTTAAGTGCTTTAGAACA TTACATAATGAAAGGAAGATCTCCCTGGACGCTGAAGCATGGAAAACCAGACCATGAAGCAACAAAT GTTGCACAGTTCCACTCTCCAATTCAATATCCAAAGCCAGATGGGGTTTTATCTTTCGATATTCCAACCTCCTTACACAG GAGCAACACAAATCATGAACATGACCAACCACCTCACCTTCGGTTGAGAGACCCCAACATTCCTGAACTTGTAAATTTGCCAGAGTATGCTGGCCCCGAGTCACGATACTGTCCTGCACGTGTATACGA GTATGTCCCTGATGAAGAGGGTCAGCCGAAGTTGCAGATCAATGCTCAGAATTGCCTACATTGCAAG GGTTGCAACTGCCCGCTTGTATGCTGA
- the LOC126619321 gene encoding probable transcription factor PosF21 — MKLCRNIIVFVCLVALNNALKEEIQHLKVMTGQAMPNGGPMMNYASFGAAGQQQFYPNNQAMHTLLTAQQFQQLQIHSQKQQHQFQQHQLHQLQQQQMQQHHQQQQQQQQQQSGELKIGGSVPPPSQKDNTSEVNQSVTKD; from the coding sequence ATGAAATTGTGCCGAAAcattattgtttttgtttgtctCGTAGCATTGAACAATGCACTGAAAGAAGAAATTCAGCATCTGAAAGTTATGACTGGCCAAGCTATGCCAAATGGTGGACCTATGATGAACTACGCTTCTTTTGGCGCGGCGGGTCAGCAGCAGTTCTATCCAAACAATCAAGCAATGCACACTCTTCTAACTGCACAGCAGTTTCAACAGCTCCAGATTCATTCTCAGAAGCAGCAGCACCAGTTTCAGCAGCATCAGCTCCATCAACTCCAGCAGCAACAGATGCAGCAGCATCATCAGcaacagcaacagcagcagcaacaacaaagTGGGGAGTTGAAAATAGGAGGATCCGTGCCTCCGCCAAGCCAGAAAGATAATACATCAGAGGTCAACCAATCTGTAACGAAGGATTGA